The window GTATTTTAGtgattgttttaaataatatcaaAGGCTAAATTAGTTGTCATTTAATATTAACAGTGATCATTATTACAGTGATTGTTAATAAGATTTCGTACATTAcatgcaaattttaaaatttacttaaaatatataaatagaaataaattagaaatttaattattaataattaatatttattacaatattaaatcaaagtatttttaaaattgaaaagaaagttattaaaatgaaaacagatATTGTATACTAAAACCCTCTATCTCttgtcttttatatatttattatctatttttatcCCCAAGAAAACACATAAATGAAAACATATAATGAATATCTTTTATAGCCATTAAATACTTCAATTCATCtccataaattattttcagcatctttaattcatatattatttcTTCATGACTAGATAAGGATGCTAGCAAGTAATATCTTTtgcatttaataatcatttttaatttataattaaaagttaaatttaaaagaataagaataaatttGTACCAGAGatttagagtaaaaataatttcaaaatttgttgAACATTATActctattttacttatttttgtcatgtttttcttttcatttcttctttatttCCCTTCCATCgaacacctttttttttatatttattttcactcaTGTGTCTTATTTCTATTAACTCCTTTTTCTCTCGTTCCGATCAAACAAgttaaaattagtaaatattttatacttgtATATGCTAAAAAAAGTTTCTACAGAATTATTTTGTAGCATTAATAATTAAGAATTCAAATAGaatgtatttaaatatgaaaatttaaaataattaataattagaaattttagaaatatataaaaaaaatgttaagtaaTATAATTAGATATTGTAAAACAATGTCATAAATTACAATATCATAATAATGGTCGGTCTTATGATACCTATTtctgtattaaaaaattattgggactggatacatttttttgtgtgtgtatgttatgcgattttatgttattatttgttttactagttttgatttcaattaaaaattgtgCAGAAAAACAACCcatcatatcatatcattatCATGTCGTCAAGTTAACATTTTAGTACAGCGGCGTCTTTGGTGCGTGCTTTTAAGTCCATCTGATTTCTttctaaatttataaacaaAGGCTTATTTAGAGGACGAGATTAAGAAATCAAGGGTGGCCTTTCGTATCCAATCTTGAATTTGGTTCCTCCCCAATGGTGAATATAAGTGGAACgtggaaaagaaaatagaagagaagaagagattgaatttgaattcaacATGTCCACTACACTACACTCTTCCACCTCCACTTGTgtctttgtttttgttgattTGTTCCTCACACAAACAATAatcaaattgttttgttttcttcatcATGTGGTCTGGCGTCTCAGTGTCTTATAACCAATTAGAGTTGCCAGTCTCTTTCACCAAATCCTCCATTACTTCTATTTTGACTCTCTCTAGACCAATTATGTTTTctgataatgaaaaaaaaaaaccttccaCTGGTGTCACTCTCACTCCCAGGTTTGGGCTAATATTGGACTCTTGTTTTAGTTCAATCTCaagatcatttattttattaatttggacTAGTTATCATACATTTGTTGTTATAATTGTAATCAATTCCTAGAGTCAAAGTCAGAAAATTAAAGTTTGGGTTAATATTGGACTCTTATTTTGTTAAGCATAACAGCAtacaattaagaaaagaaaagaaggcatcaattcaagaaaattaaaaaattaagcaatTATTTTACTTTGTATTCATAATAATGGTTTATTAAAGCATAACCAAGTTAGTGATATCTTTAGAGacagaaaaatcaaatgacaaataataacataaaatttgttCAAAATTATATTCTTCTCATGAATTCAGCGGGAAATATGAAAAGAGAAGGTAtggaattttaaataatttttttttatatagatcaattcaaaaataagtgagacctaaaataaattttaagagaattttttattttaaatggtagatatatatcaaaacatgtgatatttttgttaacataGGTGATCTTTTatactttataaaaattagaagaaaatacGTTTCTCTTGATAgactaaaacttaaattttagttgtttttattgttaggctagtttgtttttatatactcaaacaattaataaatacaACACTATCATGAAGAAAGTAATGTGAGGATCTTAACTTGGTTCCTTGAGCAAACATTTGTAGAAATTGCAACAAAGAAATATGAATGGTGGTGTACCTCAAGCAATTGTAAAAGTTGCAATTAGTGGTATTTATTGACTCGCACCAACAACACACGATAACTCCATGAAGGATATTAGTTCAATTAGGACCTAGACAATCAGAAGGTAAACACTTAATCATGACCTTATTCCAAAAAGGAGGTTGGTCCAAGTAATATCTAGGCACTCAAAAGACAAAGACCTAAGTATGACCTTACTCCAAAAGAAaggtaattttaattgaaacttATGCAATCAGGGAACAAATAATAGGTATGgacttacttttaaaaaatggcAATCCAACCAAAAGCTTGACACTTAAGAGGACAAAGGTGAAACAACATAATTCTAACATATTAGGTAGTAAGGGAAAATATGATTGTATATTGTACCAAGAGGACAACTTCGACcaaattatttttggataaagGACACTAATCGATGTAAAAGTTACCGTCCAACCAACAAATACCTTAgctattttttacttatttcgTCATGTAGTAGCCAATCGTAATTCAATTGCATCCTTACAAGAGTGTGATAACATCTTGAATCAACTCATAGTATAGGAAATCAGATTCTCATAATGGCATTATGCTCAATTAACCTTCCAAAGTAATTTTTTAGCCTAACACTTGATTGTCTGACCACAATACCCTCATGTTAGGCTAACTAGAGGGGTTTTTGACCATCCTAGGTAGTCACCAGGTTCATTATTTGACTTCATGAGCTTAATTCAATCCAAGTATTCAACTATATATGATCAATCACTCTAGCATTTAACCAACAACTTGATAAGGTTAGCATTATTATCTACAATCCTTAGCCAAATACAACTTGGGACCGGAAGAGTTGTAAACCCTTCGTAATTGAGGTTGAGTACTTAGTCTGAGTCCACAATTATCATGCATCGAACCTCAAGCATAAATTATGCCATAAGCTAAGGATTATTTGGTCACATCAAGCTCAAATTCTTGCCAATCAATCATTTACGTTTGTCTTATTGAATTAATGACATTCTTCTATGTAGACCCGTTTGTCTTATTGAATTAATGACATTCTTCTATGTAGACCCACCCTGTGGCGGATCCAGGTTggcttcaatttaaaaaatgaggggGGTGCACTTGCAccccctcattttttaaaattcattaaatttgtaaataaaatcttatatttttatattttattttatttatatttatataattgaatccactgattttattttttataatttatctctACTAACTTAGAGTCTTGGATTCGCCACTGAACTCACCCACAATAAGAAAAGAATAACACAATAAATCAGAAATGAATAACATAATAAATCCAACAATGTGAACCTTTGGAACTAATATGATGCATAAAGCTTGACATTTGTTGGTTATGGAATTTTTAGGATTGTTTATTGGGTACTAAGTTTGATTCCTCAATCACCATCCACCAAATTCacattaataaaattacaagCTAAGGACTGGTTGACCTAAAACATTATCGCTAATCAACTCCTAATATGTCTCATTGAATTAATAACATCATTCTATATGAAAACTCTCCCACAATGAAAAGAAGAggggaaaaacaaaacaaaatgtcaAGTAGTGTTAATCTTTATAACTGACCTAATACCTTGAGCTTGATGCTAGTTGCAACAATAACAAATACTTTTTATAACAATCAATCTAACTCAAGGTACTCAATACCATAATCACTTTTtaatcccttttttttttttggaagaaaagaatattatttttttactgaatagAAGCTTTCTATTATTTTACTCTTTAATATTCAcggtataattaaataatttatcatcttCTACTTTTAAgtacataattaaaaattaaaaaaataatataatgtgattttttttatagaaacatatataacaaattcttttttttaatattagtttttatgttttaacaaataatttttataggaATCAATGTAACTCAAATTTTGATATGAGTACCTTAACTTGTTGTCTTaatgccttccaaaaaaaaaaaacttgtcatCTTAACGATCACTAAAAAGCATTTTGATGCATACaataaaagtattattaattaatggtCTAATTggataatttaatcttttctaatttttaaagtacGAAAACAGAAATATACACTcggaattatttatttaatgtactTTTTTGATGGAACTATTTAAAGTactttttaaaactataatatttctttatgtaaattaaaatttcattaataacAAAACAAGTTCTTACGAGTTGTTTTTGTTGggctttttttattaattaatctaaaaaaaCGAAGCTTGGttcacttaacattaattttttttatataatcatctTTATTCCTAATTGTCTAATTCATTATAAAATGTGTTTatgtaagataaaaatataaaatttattttttgaaaaaataaaaaaatatgataaatatatctaaaaaaatattatatatatgacaaatatatttatatattaactattaaatagAATCACATTGACCTTAACCAAATATATTTGTGGTCACACTCTTTATCTTCTTGGAGAATAAAATTTCAGCTTTCACATCTTTCAGTTAATTATacattgaaaaacaaatcatttaggtttgtttgtttgtttgtttttttttttttttacggataAGATGAGCACAATAAACAACAAACAAATAACACACGTTGTACAGTAAGAAACCAAGAGGCAAAAATGCCAAACAAAAAAGGTTGGAATATAGCTTCGGTTCCGAAGCTTGTTGTGACCGTTGCACCGTACCTAGAGTTTAAAATGCCCCTTAACTCAACACAACAGCACAAACCACATCATTTTCGCCATTCTCTGATTTCTCTCTCCGATAtccaaagaatccaaaaaatggTATCAAAAGTGAAGAGAAGCCCAGTGAAGTCCATCAAGGACCTCCGCAACAGCAACAACCACAGTAACCGTCGCTGGCGCAGGAAAACCTCCATTAAAAATGTAGTGGCGGCGTCCTCCGCCGGCCTGGCCACCATCCGCCGCCGCATCACGAAACTCTTCTTCAAGATCGCGCACCTCAGCACCAGCGCCCACAAGAAAAAAGCAACCTCGTACAATATcctcaaaaagacaaaaacaacaaccGACGAACACGAACAACTCGACAACATTCGCCGAACCCTCTTGTTCGACGACACCACCACGCTCCTCCCTCCGTCGTTCTCCCTCCGAAAAACGGTGTTCCTCGACCTCGACGAAACGCTCGTCCACTCCCACCCCTCGCCGCCGCCGGAGCGCTTCGACTTCGTCGTCCGACCGGTCATCGGCGGCGAGCCCATGGACTTCTACGTCCTGAAACGTCCCGGCGTCGACGAGTTCCTCGAGTCCCTCGCCGCCAAGTACGAGGTTGTCGTTTTCACCGCGGCGCTGAAGGAATACGCCTCCATGGTCCTTGACCGGCTCGACCGGAACCGGTTCATCTCGCACCGGCTTTACCGTGACTCGTGCCGAAACATCGACGGGAAGCTCGTGAAGGATCTTAACGAAACGGGTCGCGACCTCAAACGGGTCGTTATCGTCGATGATAACCCGAATTCGTTTTCAAACCAACCCGACAACGCAATTCTGATAAGGCCCTTCGTGGATGATATTTTCGACCGGGAGCTTTGGAAATTGAAAAGCTTTTTTAATGAGTCGGATTGCTGTGAATGTGATGATATGAGGGATGCTGTTAAGCACTATGTCACTGTGCAGCAGCGACGTTAGATTGTTagattctttttataattatttttatgatgattTATTTCCTTCCTTCCTCTTAGTGAGTTGAACAATCAACAATGAATTGTTTGTTCAATGTCTGGTTGTGAGTGAGGAGGGAAAATGTCGTGTATTACTAATTCTTTagtttaactttaatttaattgatgtgTTTGTTAATGGCTCCCTTTCAGTTTGTTTCAACTTATGGTTATAATGAGTCTGGATCAGGTTTTGAAAATGGATAGCACACTTCCATTCAGACATGATGTTGGAGTTAAGGAGTAAGTTGTTAAGTTGCAGCAAATAATTCGTCAATGATTAGAATCCCACATTTTAAGACAAGGGCTGTTGCCAATTAAATGACCAACTATTTGAAAACTTTGTTtggtttatactttatatagGAAACAAAGTAAGGAGGGAGAAAATTTTAAACTGAATCGAAGAacaagagaaataaagaaaaagttttgaatttttgcttttaaaaagTCTTTTCAGACAAAGTTCTCACTTTtgttttaattgtaaaaaaggTTTGAGATTGAGCGATTGAATAATGAATTGCACAATTCAATCGCACACTTAGTTTACTAGATAGAACAACAAGATTAGCGAAAAATACACTAAACTAAGTAAGTTTCAAAGATCTTCCAACCTAATAAGTCCATTTATGAAGTACGGACACTTGGATACGGctaaaatctaaaatctaaaACATAGGATACAGAACGAATGAAAAATAACCAATGACGAATGAAACAGAGGGACCATGAATGCAAAGTCAGTGAATGGATGTTGTTGTGCAAAAGGGACAAATCACAAATGTGTCTATTGTGTCGTCCAGAGAGGTGTCCATTGCGTGTCCAGTTGTTTGGAGAAGTGTCCCTGCTTCCTATTCAGGACTCATTTTGGCATAATAATATCCATGTGTTAGAAAATGTGAAAGTGAATAAGAAGTTCCGAATACAATAGTGTTCCTATTTTGAAGCTGAGTTAGAGGCAGAAGGCCAGTTCTTAGATTTCGGTGTTCACCGTTACAGTATTTCATCTTTTGGCCCCATGTTATTACAGTATTTAACTTGGCAGAACCTCCCTGTTATCGAAGCTTActtttttgagattttttttggaACATACGAAATTGAACTAGGCCACTGCTGTTACATATGGAAATCTCTCTTCTGCCGGGAAGAGAAATCGGATCTACCGAAAATTTGATGCATTCTTTTGCCACCTCATTTTTTACCCCAGTAGTACTCTTGGGAGGAAGAAACACTAGCTTTGAGCATTGGTAGTGTGAAGGTTGGTATTTTAAAGTAAAGTACATCTTTTCCGCTCATTAGTAGATTTGAAGAATTGTAGTCTCATGTAGCATGGAAAATTTCACAAACGACTTTAGATAATCCATTACAGGGAAAATCCAGCTCACCAGCCATTTTTTTGTCCCCATTTTATAATCTAAATTTATTTCAATGGCTTTTAAGCTCACATGAGTGACCTGCACCtgcaaaaaaaatcagaaagatAACCACAAATTCTGTTTTTTAGAGTATACTGTTATATCTACTCACCGGGGCACCTTTTGCACTATTAAGGTATTTCTGAACATGAAAGATGCATGTGAAGAAATTAGCATGACATCCCTGTCACAATTTGTGACATTTTACCCTGTTTAAATTCTACCGTGCTGATCCACTAACTGGTAACTGGAAAAGAAAGTTTAGGAAACACTGTAAACAAACTGAAGCTTTTGATGCAACTTATTATGGATTTCGTGAATACAATGAGATTGAATCAATTAATCTCTCTCAATAGTTTTCATATCAACTACCCTGTCACAGTAAGCCTCCAGGCATCCTTAAAacagactattttattttttagcataTTGCTAAGTGAAGATCAGTTACAAAGATGAAAGAATATTTTCAATTCTCTGGTGTTCAGTGAAAGTTGCAGCTGGTAGATTACATAAGCCACTGTTGTCTCCTTTATTTAACTACATTTTTAATGCCATAGCTGAGTTACTATACATTACTGATAAagagcaagaaaaaaaattcctgcTCACAGAGAACATacgaatttctccaagaaacaCAGTGGGGATAGGAACATACTATTTATGGAGCATCAAAGATTGGACCTTTTAAGCTATCTTAGACTTAGTTGTCTCCCAGATGGCACCAAAATTCAGATTTCAGGCACTGTGTATATGGATAAACATAACCTTGTTTATCATAAAGAAACTGGGTTTTGAAGTTATGATGATTCATTCTCAACTATACAAGGAAATAAAGGatctattttattcttttctagtTTATGTATCTGTTTTATTGTTTGATTTGTGGACTGATTTTTGTAATCACTAATAAATCATGGTTTGTTCAttaatcatcatctttgcttCAATTTCTAGTTCAATTTCTTCtagtgtttcttttttttgcctTGGTAGAGTTCCCTACATGCATTGATGGGTCAACTTTTTTTCTGATATACAAACATCGATTCTGCAAGATGCGGTTCCTTATTTCAGATGACAACTCACATGGTTCTAAATTCTAATACTTCAATTGTGTTTTAGGAATGGTAGCTTAACAGGAAAAGTAAATTAAGCAACCACCTTAGAGATGCTCTTACTCCTTTCTTCTACAGATGACATCTGCGTGGATTTGACCGTATATCCATGTTTTCAGAAAGCACCTATCCTAGTATCTTAAATATCCATACCCAAGTCAATTACTTGCAATTttgttaaacaaaattattatttcatatcATAAGTATAACGTGTCTTATTGTGTAATGTTGTGTGTCAATGTAGATCACATCTCacactatttataatataaaaagggaattaGTATTGATTACAAGATCAATCAATTACTGattaataggaaataaaatattctaataataaatataatatcaggAATAATATCAAAACATAATCTCACAGGTATAAAGATGAAATTGCTAGATGGTCGACCAATGATGCTCTGTTAATGGAGAACTTCAAGAATGACGACCTTGCAAAAACATTGCGCCATAGACATGAGGGAAAGTATTTCAAGTGGCGACAATAAGGAGTTAGAGTCTTCAAGTTTAGTATGTGAATTCtgaaaattaaatcattaaaaCAGGATTTGTATGCCGTGACCATAAAATTACAGGGACGTACGAGTAATACTCCATTTGGTTTACTGTAATGGTGACCACTTCTTAAATCTAAGAAGTAATGTATAATGCTCAAATCTGACATGTTCTCTCTCTCCATTTGGTTTGACATTTCCCGGCTGTTTCTTGGCATTGTTTGTTGTGATCATAGCTGGTTTGTTGTTAGTTTGACTATTATATGAATCCTATAGCATACTGTATGAATCTTTTCCAATGGCAGTATAGCATTGGGGAGGGAGTTTTGAAGGTGCTTGGCTTCACCAGCCTCTTTAGTTCTATATACAATTCTGTGTTATCTTTCCCTCCATTTCCAGCTATTATCATCTGCCACTCCATTAACCTTTGTCTCAAATGAAGTCTAGTCCTGCTAGCCCCTAATCCTAGATACAGCCTGTACTTTCCATCTCCATTCCCAGATTACACTTTCAAGTTTTTGAAACTCttgatttctaatttttatgttGTTTGAATCTTCCAAATGTTGTTTTAGGGTGTCTTAAATCATCTCTAATGAATAGtttccttatattttttaatttcatgttttgtttccttatttaattataatcagGACTCAGGAGTATACCATTGGTATAGTACTATAGTCTATAGTCAGAGCTTAAGTGCTTCTTAGCCTTTTGGATCACATCCTTCAcaccaatataaatataaattttttattctcagTACATTATAATGAAgcatctcaattaaaaattgataaatattaagcTCATTTTAATGAAGCTATTGCAATATTCAGTAGCTTGCCAAAAAAAAACATCAGGTCAGAAGACAAAATTACACAACAAAAGATCAAATGTATTCATCTCCTGTGATCTCTATCCTAAGCATGATTCCAATCTAACAAATCATAGATCGAATcaacaaaacaacaacaattagAGTTACAACAAGACCCCTCCAACATCAACTCATGATTTCTTTCATACACAATGAGAGTAAAAATGGCAGCTTTGGGAGGCACAGATCCCAATGACAAATAGGAGCAAAACATAATGGGATCTCACCGGATCAAGCTGCAAGAGTAAACCTGTTGTGGCAACCTCCACGCCTCAGATTTGGTGAAACACATGTCATCAAGGACCTCACTGGTGCACCAGCTGCACTTTGAGTTCTGCGAGCACTGAGACAGCGCCACCAACTCTCCACACTTGTTGGGGTGCTTAGTGTTCCTCGACTCAAACAGGTGCCGAGTTGAAGCATCCTTGGAAATTCTAGCGCCGTGAGAGGGTTCCAAGAGAGAAGCGTGGAGGAGAACGAGAAGAAGAAGGGTTGGCACCAAAGGGAAGGGTTGGCTGGGGATGAAGAGAGAGAACGCCATCAATGAAATGAAAAGCTCCAAGTTTTGAAGTTGGTAAAGctctcaacacacacacacacacacgacaatgaaaaaaatataaaaggaaaagaaaagaaagccttcGTGTTATATTTGACGCATAATATTGAAATGTTTTTTACAAAGCCAAATTTTCTAC of the Glycine max cultivar Williams 82 chromosome 13, Glycine_max_v4.0, whole genome shotgun sequence genome contains:
- the LOC100781567 gene encoding uncharacterized protein LOC100781567 precursor encodes the protein MAFSLFIPSQPFPLVPTLLLLVLLHASLLEPSHGARISKDASTRHLFESRNTKHPNKCGELVALSQCSQNSKCSWCTSEVLDDMCFTKSEAWRLPQQVYSCSLIR
- the LOC100799408 gene encoding probable C-terminal domain small phosphatase, with the protein product MVSKVKRSPVKSIKDLRNSNNHSNRRWRRKTSIKNVVAASSAGLATIRRRITKLFFKIAHLSTSAHKKKATSYNILKKTKTTTDEHEQLDNIRRTLLFDDTTTLLPPSFSLRKTVFLDLDETLVHSHPSPPPERFDFVVRPVIGGEPMDFYVLKRPGVDEFLESLAAKYEVVVFTAALKEYASMVLDRLDRNRFISHRLYRDSCRNIDGKLVKDLNETGRDLKRVVIVDDNPNSFSNQPDNAILIRPFVDDIFDRELWKLKSFFNESDCCECDDMRDAVKHYVTVQQRR